The sequence CGTTTTTTGGAGTTCCATTTCTAAGTCCTCAGAATGACTATTTTGCAGTATATCCGATAATTCTTCTATTTTCCGTTGCAAATTCAGGATATCGGGTCTGGAATTGGTTATGAAATTTCCCATCGTAAAATTGGTATTCAGAACAGGATTTTGTTGCAGATAAGCAATGCGGCATTTTTTGGCTCGCAATACTTTTCCTTCGGCAGGAGGCAATATGCCCAACATCAATTTCAGCAATGTTGTTTTACCGCATCCGTTAGAACCAACCAGTCCGATTTTACTGTTGTGTTCCAAAGTGCAATTTATATTACTTAAAATATGGTTTCCGGCAAATTCGATGCCGGCGTTAATAATCTGAATTAAACTCACTTCTAAATTCCTGTTCTTAATATTTGGAAAGCTTTTCCATAGACGAAGTTAGAACTATTTTAGAGAAGCACTTTTACTGTCAACTTCATTTTTTGCTTGTCAAAAAACTATGCTTGATTTTTTAGGTTAAAAAAACGGTTCGGGATGTAGCGCAGTCCGGCTAGCGTACTTGAATGGGGTTCAAGTGGTCGCAGGTTCAAATCCTGTCATCCCGACCATTTTTTTAAACTACCACGGGCTTTTCAGTTTTCTTGAACAGTATAGGCAGGGGAGCAAAATGAGAAAAGGGATTTGCAGGTTTTTTACATAAGTGAAGTATAAATAAGAAGTAGTATTAGATAAGGTTGATTCACATAGATTATTAGTTTTTATCCTATTATACATAACCTAAAGGAAAAATATTATGCCTATCCAAGAAGAATTGGAAAGATCCGGAATCTGGATATTCAAGTGGAGAAGTTATCTTCCCCTTTTAATGTTCATCATTGGCATTGGCGCCATTTATGATATGCGCCGATCGCAAATTATGCGTTATGACCTCTCTGTAGAAATTATCTGTTTCATCGTCAGTTGTTTCGGTTTGGCAGTTAGAATATTAACCATAGGCCATACACCTGCAGGAACCAGTGGCAGAAACACCAAAAGTCAAGTTGCCGATAAACTGAATACGACTGGTATGTATTCCATTTTAAGGCATCCTTTATATTTTGGCAATTTTTTCATCATTTTGGGCGTGGTCTTGTTCACGCGTCATATTTGGGTAATATTTTCTTATG comes from Candidatus Cloacimonas sp. and encodes:
- a CDS encoding isoprenylcysteine carboxylmethyltransferase family protein; amino-acid sequence: MPIQEELERSGIWIFKWRSYLPLLMFIIGIGAIYDMRRSQIMRYDLSVEIICFIVSCFGLAVRILTIGHTPAGTSGRNTKSQVADKLNTTGMYSILRHPLYFGNFFIILGVVLFTRHIWVIFSYVLLFILYYERVIYAEETFLRKKYGEEFVAWASVTPVLFPKFCHYKKPELPFSLRNVIRREYQTYFAMVSSLFAIEITGDLIIKRRFILDRGWLVIFIASGLFYLSVMFIVKKTKLLKVVGR